In Scylla paramamosain isolate STU-SP2022 chromosome 30, ASM3559412v1, whole genome shotgun sequence, the following are encoded in one genomic region:
- the LOC135115952 gene encoding uncharacterized protein LOC135115952 isoform X1, with protein MSTFVCVCVCVCVCVGGCWISDRWRWGVTTASGWLAAVFWSALVNLALHALLLASVSVFPTPSSCTKHRQASPERHEYVRCVGGCWSSDRWRWGVTMASGWLAAVFWSALVNLALHALLTSVSVFPTPSSCTKHRQASPERHEYVSYPTSEQYMNMANAVLTSFPAILRNSDLEEHELQLQWKLRIQHKFQNSRKRQDSSVTEVTSRKKKIPCIAPKETTCPLMCGVKAYLPPRPHSEDDESLERHRQWLALHWMKKDPELDKIIKEFLRLEPQADEPDPRVAVLKGLEKYRLPIIAILKKRKAVLLYMETLLELYDHDESQYGCLVILGLLHLLGERKDSIFTKVPEEELRTGQSSVYLMVHL; from the exons atgtcaacttttgtgtgcgtgtgtgtgtgtgtgtgtgtgtgtgtgggtgggtgttggatcagtgacaggtggcgctggggagttaccacggcgagcggctggctggctgcagtgttttggtcagcactggtcaatcttgccctacacgctctaTTATTAGccagtgtttccgtcttcccgacaccttcttcctgcaccaagcaccgtcaagcatcaccagagaggcacgagtacgtaaggtgtgtgggtgggtgttggagcagtgacaggtggcgctggggagttaccatggcgagcggctggctggctgcagtgttttggtcagcactggtcaatcttgccctacacgctctattaaccagtgtttccgtcttcccgacaccttcttcctgcaccaagcaccgtcaagcatcaccagagaggcacgagtacgtaag ctatccaacatcagaacagtatatgaatatggcaaatgctgttttgacatcatttcctgccatcctgagaaacagtgatctcgaggagcatgaattgcagctgcaatggaaaCTGCGCATCCAGCacaagtttcagaattcaagaaagaggcaggattcctcagtgactgaggtgacgtcaaggaaaaagaagatcccttgcatagcgccaaaagagactacgtgtccactgatgtgtggagtaaaggcttaccttccaccaaggccccattcagaagatgatgagtcattagagagacatagacagtggcttgctctacattggatgaagaaagatcccgagttagataag ataatcaaggagttcctgagattagaaccacaagcggatgaaccagacccaagagtagcagttttgaaagggctggagaaatataggctcccaataattgccattctcaaaaaaagaaaagcagttcttctgtatatggaaaccttacttgaactctatgaccacgatgaaagtcaat atggttgcttagttatattggggttacttcacctgcttggagaaaggaaagactccatttttactaag gtaccagaagaagaactaagaacagggcagtctagtgtgtatttgatggtgcacctgtag
- the LOC135115952 gene encoding uncharacterized protein LOC135115952 isoform X5 produces MNMANAVLTSFPAILRNSDLEEHELQLQWKLRIQHKFQNSRKRQDSSVTEVTSRKKKIPCIAPKETTCPLMCGVKAYLPPRPHSEDDESLERHRQWLALHWMKKDPELDKIIKEFLRLEPQADEPDPRVAVLKGLEKYRLPIIAILKKRKAVLLYMETLLELYDHDESQYGCLVILGLLHLLGERKDSIFTKVPEEELRTGQSSVYLMVHL; encoded by the exons atgaatatggcaaatgctgttttgacatcatttcctgccatcctgagaaacagtgatctcgaggagcatgaattgcagctgcaatggaaaCTGCGCATCCAGCacaagtttcagaattcaagaaagaggcaggattcctcagtgactgaggtgacgtcaaggaaaaagaagatcccttgcatagcgccaaaagagactacgtgtccactgatgtgtggagtaaaggcttaccttccaccaaggccccattcagaagatgatgagtcattagagagacatagacagtggcttgctctacattggatgaagaaagatcccgagttagataag ataatcaaggagttcctgagattagaaccacaagcggatgaaccagacccaagagtagcagttttgaaagggctggagaaatataggctcccaataattgccattctcaaaaaaagaaaagcagttcttctgtatatggaaaccttacttgaactctatgaccacgatgaaagtcaat atggttgcttagttatattggggttacttcacctgcttggagaaaggaaagactccatttttactaag gtaccagaagaagaactaagaacagggcagtctagtgtgtatttgatggtgcacctgtag